Part of the Sulfurovum sp. TSL6 genome, AGTCTATCTCTGCTCTTTTACTTGCCATCTCATCACGTGGACCATCTCCGATAAAAAGTGCCTGGTGACTACTATGTTCCAACTCCTCCAAGATCTTGTGAAGCATCGCCGGATGAGGCTTTCCTTCATGCACATCATCATAACAGGCGATCGTATCAAAATGCCCATAGACCTCTAAGTGTGTCAGTGATTCTATCGTAGAACCCCTATAGGCATTGGTAGCTACTGCCAGGTCGTGCCCTTTGTCTTTAAGGGTTTCAAGCAGTTCTTTAATACCATCATAGAGTACCAATTCCCTTTCATGGTTTTTCGTATAGTACTCAGAAAACCATTTTTCATGGTCCCTGTCAAATGCTTTTGCATGGTAAAAGGTTTGTGCAGGATTAATCGTATGGTCATTCACCAAGCTTAAAATATACTCTTGTTCCATAGGTTCGAAACCCAGGTTTTCACGTACATAATTGATAGCATTGGCTATGGTCAACGAAGAGTTGACCAGTGTACCATCCATATCAAAAATAATCAGTTTTTTATCCACTATTTACTGTTCTTTTTATTCTTAATGGTTGCTTGGTTAAACTTCACGTAAACAGAAAGACTTACTAAAAGCAGTGCGACACCAGAGATAAGATATACGGCATACTCTAGCTGAGCTGGATCTGTCAGTGCAAACTTAAAGACAAGCATCAAGGCTTCAATGGAGAGCGCAATGATAATGGAACCTAAAAAACGTATCATGGTCTGGTGCCCTTCACCTGCCCCCTCTCTTTTCTCCTTACCCAAAACCTCTTCCTCAAATATCGCTTTGACCAGATCAAAAATAGCTAGAGAGAGGGTCAAAAGGATCGTTGCTTTAAACATTTCATTGATGTCAATGGCAGAAAAATCCATTCCGAAATGCAAGAATGCTGTAACACCTTTGACAAAGAGTAAGAGTGAAACGCCTGCAAGTGCTAAAGAGAAAGCGGTATATGCAATTTTACTTAATGTTCCCGAAAATGAGTCAATAGAACTTGGATGCACCATACGTAAAATATTTGGCAAAGTGATATCTACACAGATAATACTGATCAAATTATCTTTGTCATCTACAATAGGAAATGATACAGTGACAACCATCTCATTACTTACATTGGATGGGTATGGTTCCGTTAGGGAACAACGATGCTCTCTTAGCGTTCTATAATAGTAAGCCCTGTCACTTCTATCCTCACCTTTACCAATACCTCTAAGCTTTTTATTCTTAGAGATATTTTCAGTGATCTGTATGCCTTTACCGTCCAGAGCATAGATCGCTTCTGCATCAGCGATACTCTCGTTAAGCGGTTCTAACTTTGCAAGCACCGTAGAAACATCACCATTGATAATAGTTTGAGAAATATGTCTTCCTATGATATAACAAAGGTAAGCTCTTGCTTTCGCACGGACCTGTGCATACTCTTCTATCTCTTTAATCTGCATACTATTCTTCCTTTTATTTGTAAACTTCTATAATACTTTACCTAAAACATCCGTAAATTTTACTTTTTGATTGATCGCTACTTCCGGGAAGATACTCCCCTTTTCTGAGAAGGTCAAAATAGTAGAACCCATCTCAAACCAACCATAGAACTCTCCCCTCTCTACCCAAAAATCTTCATATTCATAATGCACCGGTTCTCTTATCTCTGAGTTCGTTCTCACTTTTTCTTCAAAGGTCACAACCATTTGGCCTACATTAAGTGCAGCCACAAGAACCAAGACCTGCGTTCTGCCCTTTTCATCTTCACACTCAATCACCACTCTCTCATTTTCAATGAACAGGTCCACTTTATGACGAAGCAATGGAAAGTTCACAGGATAGTGTTTACCGGGGATATGTGTCAGGGACTTCACTTTGAGTCTCATCGGCATATGATAACGATGGTAATCCTTGGGAGAAAGATAGAAATTGATAAACTCTCCTCCTTCTACCTTGCTTACTGCCTCCTGATGGTATGCACCAAAAAGCTTCTCAATACTGTAACTCATCCCTTTGATCTGATAGGCTTTACCTTCTTTGATCGGCCCTGCATCAGTGATAAGTGCATCCACACCCGAGATCAGTGCATCTTTATCAGCAGGTAATGCTCTAGGTGTTTCAAAAGCTCTTGTAAAGAGTTTGTTCAGTGTTGGATAAGCGCTAGGCTCCTTAAACTCACTCATATCAAGCCCCATGAGTTTTACATACCCTTTGTTAATAAAATTTTGTACGGGCGATGAGAATGCTTTAGAAGCGAACTTTCCAAATGCACTGGAGAGGATGGAGGTAAAGTGTTTAGCCATTGTGTTTCCTGTAATTGAACCTATGTGTCTGATCCTGGCCAGACGGTTCATAATATATGGAGTATTATACCATTTGTCATTTAGGGTTGGGGTTGTTAGATAAAATACGATACTATCTGTGTCAATATATTCAAGGATACAGCATGGCAAAATACGTACTTTTCGATACAGAGACCACAGGAAACCAAGAACAGGACCGCATCATACAGGTAGGTGCGATGATCGTACACAGTAAAGATGAGATCGAAGTGTTTGATGAACTGTGCCTAGCCCCTGTACCCATCAGTATAGAAGCCATGGAAGTACACAACATCACACCAGACCTCATAGCAGATAAGGGTCTCTATGATGAAACTGATTTTGCGGTAAAAGTACAGCAACTCAACCAAAAAGAGAACTATCTTATCGCGCATAATATCTCTTTTGATATGGGCATGCTGGAAAAAGAGGGTTTTCAAAATCACTATACCCTGATAGATACACTGCGTTGTGCCAAGCACCTGCTTCCTGACAGCCCTAATCACAGACTGCAGTATCTGCGATACGCGCTTGAACTCTATCAGATCGAACAGGCAGAAGCGCAAAAACTTGGCATCACTATCAAAGCTCATGATGCAATAGGTGATGTGCTTGTGATGAAACTGCTGCTTTCTAAACTGGTACGTCTGACACAGGAGAAATTTGCAGGAGTCAACCCTATGCAAAAACTGGCTGAACTCACACAAACGCCTGTGATAATGAAAACCTTTAAATTCGGAAAATATAAAGACAGAGAGATCGCTGAAGTCGTGAATGAAGACAGAGGCTACATTACATGGATGAGAGCGAATCTGGACCTGGATGAAGATATGACCTTTACTTTGGACTATTATCTGGCATCATAAGTGTGGGAGATTGTAGGCAATCTATTTCTACACTCACACTCTGATGAATTTATCTAAAGCTTTCACCCTATTTCTTCCGCTCTCTTTGACATGGTAAAGGGCTTTATCGGCTCTTCTTACAATCGTCTCTATGCTTCTTTCAATATGGTTATATTGGCTGATACCAAAACTGGCAGTGATAAAGAACGTATTATCTTTATCTGTGAACTTTTTAGTGGCTACTCTTTTTCTGATACGTTCAGCAAGGAACAAGGCTTGTTTTTCATTGGTTTCAGGCAATAAAACCAAAAACTCATCACCACCCATTCTAAAAGCATAATCATATTCCCGGATCACACCTTTTACGATCTTTGCTACAGCTTTCAATACATTGTCTCCTGCATCATGACCATAGGTATCATTGATCTCTTTAAAATGGTCGATATCAAACATAATGATCGAGAGACATCTATTGTGCCGTAAGAGACGGTTAAACTCTTTATGTGATATCTCATAATATGCTCTGCGGTTATAGAGCCCTGTTAAGATATCTGTTTTTGCCTCTTTTTCTGCGATGATCCTTTTCTCCTGTGTCATTTTCATACGATCTGCCAGTGCCATAGAAAGCAGAACCACATCGATATACATACCAATGTCATTGGCCTTATAGGTCAGATAGGTATACGGGATATACGACATGACCGTCAGTGCAGTAATAAAAGCACCGATCAAACCACTGGCAGTACCCAGAAGAAAAAATCGGGCAGAATGGTTCCCCGTGAGTAAACTGTACAGAGCGATACCAAAAAGATAAACACTGATCAACAGTATGGATATGATTGAAAGCATCACATGATAATGATAGCCACCGATCATAGCTGAGAGTACTGCTACACCAACGATACCAAAGATCAGGAACGTTGTGATGATGTAAAGGGTATGATGGTATTTCACAAAGTTTAAAAATGATCTTGCAAAAAGCAGTGCGGTCACTACATAAAAATAGATCGAGGTAGACTGTGCCCAGTTTTGCACGGTAGGCCAATGAGGAAAGAGGTACATAAAAGTATAGCCGTTATAAGAAGCATTCATCGCAAAAAAGGCGACCAGGAAGAGTACATAATGAGCATAGTAACGGGCTTTCACACCAAAATAGAGAAAAAGATTATAGAAGAGCATGGCAACAATACCACCATACACCAAACCGATATACATCGACGCATCAGCCTGTTCGGCTAAAAATGATGCTTTATCCATAACAGACATTGCAAAAATAAAAGGATCTCTTGTTTTCACTTGAACATATACGGTAGATATACCCGGTTCAAACAGTGGTTCAAAATTGATAAGATAGTGATCGAGTGCCCTTTTTGAATAAGGATAGATGTTTCCTCCCTGATAGGTTCTGACTTCTCCTTTTGAAGATATGACAGTAACGTTCACTGAGTCAAGCCAGGCTGGTTCAAAGATGATAAGTCTGGATAGAGGTTTGTCTTCTTTATTGATCGCTTTGAACTGATACCAAAATGCTGAATTTGTAAAGGGATGGCTTGCTACGGGTTTATTGAGTGGTATAAAATCTTTAGAAGGAAGATGGCGTATCTCGGATAATGTCATCTTCGCAGTCGTATCCTCATACTCAAGCATCGATTCACCGATTTCATAGTGTGAGTTTGAAAGGTCCAGTACCTTTAACTGTACATCTCCATAGAGAAGGGAAAGATAAGAAAAAAGTACTAAAAAAATTGTTTTTTGCATCTTTTATCCTTGCTATTGATAAGACACACTCTTTTGTACTAGTTTTAATTCTAATTTTGGGTTACTATAATAACATAAAATTATTAACAGGCATTATTTTGATAACATTAGTGTATTCAAA contains:
- a CDS encoding HAD family hydrolase, translating into MDKKLIIFDMDGTLVNSSLTIANAINYVRENLGFEPMEQEYILSLVNDHTINPAQTFYHAKAFDRDHEKWFSEYYTKNHERELVLYDGIKELLETLKDKGHDLAVATNAYRGSTIESLTHLEVYGHFDTIACYDDVHEGKPHPAMLHKILEELEHSSHQALFIGDGPRDEMASKRAEIDYIMVDWGFTDHTDAVRSVDELHQLLIR
- a CDS encoding phosphatidylserine decarboxylase: MAKHFTSILSSAFGKFASKAFSSPVQNFINKGYVKLMGLDMSEFKEPSAYPTLNKLFTRAFETPRALPADKDALISGVDALITDAGPIKEGKAYQIKGMSYSIEKLFGAYHQEAVSKVEGGEFINFYLSPKDYHRYHMPMRLKVKSLTHIPGKHYPVNFPLLRHKVDLFIENERVVIECEDEKGRTQVLVLVAALNVGQMVVTFEEKVRTNSEIREPVHYEYEDFWVERGEFYGWFEMGSTILTFSEKGSIFPEVAINQKVKFTDVLGKVL
- a CDS encoding exonuclease domain-containing protein codes for the protein MAKYVLFDTETTGNQEQDRIIQVGAMIVHSKDEIEVFDELCLAPVPISIEAMEVHNITPDLIADKGLYDETDFAVKVQQLNQKENYLIAHNISFDMGMLEKEGFQNHYTLIDTLRCAKHLLPDSPNHRLQYLRYALELYQIEQAEAQKLGITIKAHDAIGDVLVMKLLLSKLVRLTQEKFAGVNPMQKLAELTQTPVIMKTFKFGKYKDREIAEVVNEDRGYITWMRANLDLDEDMTFTLDYYLAS
- a CDS encoding PDC sensor domain-containing protein yields the protein MQIKEIEEYAQVRAKARAYLCYIIGRHISQTIINGDVSTVLAKLEPLNESIADAEAIYALDGKGIQITENISKNKKLRGIGKGEDRSDRAYYYRTLREHRCSLTEPYPSNVSNEMVVTVSFPIVDDKDNLISIICVDITLPNILRMVHPSSIDSFSGTLSKIAYTAFSLALAGVSLLLFVKGVTAFLHFGMDFSAIDINEMFKATILLTLSLAIFDLVKAIFEEEVLGKEKREGAGEGHQTMIRFLGSIIIALSIEALMLVFKFALTDPAQLEYAVYLISGVALLLVSLSVYVKFNQATIKNKKNSK
- a CDS encoding diguanylate cyclase produces the protein MQKTIFLVLFSYLSLLYGDVQLKVLDLSNSHYEIGESMLEYEDTTAKMTLSEIRHLPSKDFIPLNKPVASHPFTNSAFWYQFKAINKEDKPLSRLIIFEPAWLDSVNVTVISSKGEVRTYQGGNIYPYSKRALDHYLINFEPLFEPGISTVYVQVKTRDPFIFAMSVMDKASFLAEQADASMYIGLVYGGIVAMLFYNLFLYFGVKARYYAHYVLFLVAFFAMNASYNGYTFMYLFPHWPTVQNWAQSTSIYFYVVTALLFARSFLNFVKYHHTLYIITTFLIFGIVGVAVLSAMIGGYHYHVMLSIISILLISVYLFGIALYSLLTGNHSARFFLLGTASGLIGAFITALTVMSYIPYTYLTYKANDIGMYIDVVLLSMALADRMKMTQEKRIIAEKEAKTDILTGLYNRRAYYEISHKEFNRLLRHNRCLSIIMFDIDHFKEINDTYGHDAGDNVLKAVAKIVKGVIREYDYAFRMGGDEFLVLLPETNEKQALFLAERIRKRVATKKFTDKDNTFFITASFGISQYNHIERSIETIVRRADKALYHVKESGRNRVKALDKFIRV